Part of the Desulfobacterales bacterium genome is shown below.
CCGGCGTATTTGTTTTTGTATTGGGAATGTATTTTGTTCTGAAACCCTTTCTGGCTGCATAGTGAATAAAACCGGCTCCGGTTATCAGACAGTTGTCCCCCCATAAATAAAATGGACACAGGCAGGGGCGTATCCAAAACCGATTAGCTGACCTCTGGCCTCTGGTCTCTGGCCTCTGGCCCCGGGCGAACAGGATAAACAAGCATGAAAGTAAATATCAGACACAGACTGAGTCATACCTTACTGCAGAGCGTGGGCATCATAATATTGTCATGTGTCGTTGGTCTTATCGTGAATTTTTTCAGAAGTGACGGACTTGCGCTATTTGGCACCTGGTCCCCGGAGCAGCAGCTGTCGAATGCTCACCCGGGGCTGAGCATATCCGTTGAAGAGGCTGAAGTGCTCTTCAACAGCGGCTCTGCGGTATGTGTTGATGCGCGGTCCCGTGCGGACTACGATAGGGGCCATATCCGCGGGGCACTGAGTCTTCCCTGGCAGGATGCTGAACAGGGGCTTGCGGATGTGATGGAAGTGCTGTTCGACAATCCGACTATTATCACTTATTGTGATGGTGATACCTGCAGTCTCGGCAAAGATCTGGCACTGTTTCTGACAGAGGCAGGCTTTACGGATGTACGGGTGTTGATAAACGGGTGGAGCCTCTGGCAGCAAAACAGCCTTCCGGTCGAGTAACACCATGAATCAATAAAGTTTTTCTGTGGCGATGCTCCCGGGCTATCGCCACTGCATGAGAATGGGTATTTGCGGAAAAAAAGGATTTTGTAATGAACCACAGTAATCATTCTGATGATTGTCACTGTCAGGATAGCGGTCAGCAACACGAACAGAATTCAGGTGCGTATCATCACCATCATCATATGGATGTGGAAAAAACGACCGGAACCAGTCTTCTGATAACGCTCGGGCTTAACCTGCTCATACCGGCCGCACAGATTGTCGGCGGCATTTATGCCGGAAGTATGGCCCTTATTTCTGATGCGGTTCATAACCTGAGCGATTTTACAGCCATACTCATCGCCTATATTGCCTTTAAAATCGGAAAGCGCAGGGCAACGGTAACGCAAACCTTCGGGTACCGCCGGGTAGAGATTATTGCGGCCATGATCAACGCCTTGCTTCTGGCCGGGGCTATGATTTTTATCGTTTATGAGGCAGCCAACCGGCTCCTTCACCCACAGCCGATATCCGGAGAGCTGGTCGTATGGGTGGCCGGAATCGGCGTTCTGGGAAACGGTCTCTCTGCCTGGCTGCTTTACCGGGATTCGCATCACAGCCTGAATATCCGGGGTGCGTTTCTTCACATGATGGGTGACTTTTTTACATCCGTGGTGGTGATGATCAATGGAATGGTTCTGATTTTCAAGCCCTGGTACTGGCTCGACCCGGTGCTGTCATTTGCCATTGTGGTCTATATTTTGAAAAACTGCTGGACCATCCTGGCCGAGGTCGTTCATATTTTAATGAATGCGGTTCCCAGAGGACTTGAGCTTGAGGAAGTCAAAGAGGCCCTGTTGCAGTTTTCCGAGGTAAGGAATGTGCACTATATGCATCTGTGGGCTATCAGTTCAGCCAGTATTGCCTTTTCCTGCCATGTGGTGGTGGAGGATCAGCAGGTCAGTAACACTCAGCTTCTTTCCGGAAAGATTCGGGCCATGCTGCTGAATCGGTTTGGAATCGATCATCCGGTGTTTCAGTTTGAAACTGACGCATGCGGAAGCGGGGATATTCTATGTGAAATGTCGTGTAACAGCAACCGATTGACACCAACCTGATACGGAGGAAACCATGCCACGAGCCATTCAATCCCAATGGACGATTTCAAAGATCATATCCGTGGCGTTTCGCCTGTTTTTAGGATGTATTTTTCTGGCTGCCTCATATGATAAAATGCTTCATCCGCAGGTGTTTGCAGAAATTGTCTACAATTACCGGATTCTTCCGGATATGCTGATCAATTTAACGGCCATCGGATTGCCCTGGCTGGAGCTGATTCTGGCAATTTTACTGATCAGCGGCATATGGCTGCCGGGCGCTGTTTTGATCAGCAATATGGTGTTAATCTCGTTTTTTGCTTCTCTGGTCTTTAATATGGCCAGGGGCCTGGATATCAGCTGCGGTTGTTTTTCGACAAACCCGCAATCAGAATCGGTCAATTACAGCTGGTATATCCTGAGAGAGCTGTCGTTTGTGCTTGCCGGCCTGTATCTGTTCGCATATGAATTTTTCAGAGGGCCGGCCGTGAGTCGTGAGCCGTATTAATATTGTAAAAAAATGCATGTTTTGATACAGGAGTTTACTGGATTAAAATGTGAGACATTAACACCCGCTGTTTCCTTCAGCGGAAATGCCGCCGAAATCTATCTCGGTACGGATTCCGGGTCGTTCTCCGGCACCGGCTCCGGAACGGTTGATATTAATACCGGACAATCTCAAGGTATGTAGAATTAAAGAATCTGGGAGAAATTTTTTTCTTATAAATCTCCCCTTATATTTAAAAAATCTGCATGTGTAACTGCATAAGGACCGTTTCGCTGGCCAACCAATCCTGTCGAAACAGTCCTTATTTTTTTCATCCTTCAAGTTGCAATTACACTGATTATTGAATAGTATCGGTTCAATAAAAGAAAGGAATAACGCAAAGTGCCAAAAAAAAAATTTTACGGGGTTGCCAAAGGGCGTATCCCCGGGATTTACGATAACTGGCCCGAGGCCAAATCCCAGATCGAAGGATTTAACGGAGCCGTTTATAAGGGCTTTTTTACACTCGGTGAAGCGCAGGACTGGATGAAAAATCCGGTTTACCGTCGGGCGGCCGGCAAAAAAATCATGAGCGGAACGCCGCCGGATACAACGCCCGAAGACGGCCGGATTACCCTGTATACCGATGGCGGGAGCATCAATAATCCCGGGCCGGGAGGCTACGGCGTCGTTCAACTGTACGGTGACCGGCGAAAGGAGTTGACCGGCGGGTTCCGGTTAACCACCAACAACCGGATGGAGCTGACCGCTTGTATCGTGGCGCTTCAGGAACTCGAGCGGCGGGATCTTCCGGTGGTGCTTTACAGTGATTCAAGCTATGTGGTCAACGGCATCAACAAGGGGTGGGCAAAAAATTGGAAGAAAAACAACTGGATTAAATCCGACAAAAAACCCGCCATCAATCCGGATCTCTGGGAAAAGCTGCTGGATCTTGTTTCAGGGCTGGACGTCACCTTCGTCTGGGTAAAAGGCCATGCCGGAAATCCTCTGAATGAAAAATGCGACGAACTGGCGGTGGCTTCGGCAAAGAAAAAAGGGTTGCCCGTGGATGAGGGGTACCTCGGAAAGTAGATATTTTTTCCACAGATTATTAAAACACCGCAATCTATCTTTTGTTAAATCTGAGAAAATCTGTGTAATCCGCGGATAATGTTTTTTGCCTCAAACGAAGTGCTTCTCAAGCGATAGCAGGCTAAACCCCCATCCGTCATTCCCGCGGGAATCCAGAATCTGTTGAAAAGACTATGGTTTTATTTTTATCGGAGTGATAAATAAGAGTTGAATATGACTTGTTACAGGATCATTAACTATGGATAGAGTTGAACGAAATTTGAATTTTGTAAAATGTGGCGGAAGTGCATGGGAATCGAACCCACCCGGGACGGTGTTAGCGCCCCACACCGGATTTGAAGTCCGGGAGCCCCACCAGTGAGCTGCGCACTTCCGAATAATTCTTTTATATTATATGCTTTGAGCATATTGTCAATAAAATTGTTGGCGGACGGAAGAGGACTGAGTACAGAAGTCAGAAGTCAGAAGTCAGATAACAGAGATCAGAGATCAGAGATCAGAGATCAGAGATCAGATAACAGATAACAGATAACAGATAACAGATAACAGATAACAGATAACAGATAACCCGGAGATGAGAAATGATAAACAGCGATCGTCTGGCGGACACATTTAAAAGCCTGGCTGAGATTGACAGCGTTTCAACTCAGGAAAAAGATATTCGGATTAAAATTCAGAACCTGTTTGACGCCATGGGGGCTGAAACCCTGGTGGATGATTCGATGGCTGAGACCGGCAGCAATACCGGCAATCTTATCGTAAAATTTAAAGGCAATCGACCGGTTCCGGCGATGATGTTCAATGCGCATATGGATACGGTAGATCCCGGAAGAGGCGTAAAGGTTTTATTCAACGACGGGGTATTTACCAGTGACGGGACAACCATCCTCGGTGGGGATGATAAAAGCGCCATTGCCATATTAATCGAGGTTATGAGAACGATCCGTGAGCGCGACCTGCCACATGGGCCGATTGAACTGGTTTTTACGGTATGCGAAGAAATCGGCCTTTCAGGTGC
Proteins encoded:
- the rnhA gene encoding ribonuclease HI; translation: MPKKKFYGVAKGRIPGIYDNWPEAKSQIEGFNGAVYKGFFTLGEAQDWMKNPVYRRAAGKKIMSGTPPDTTPEDGRITLYTDGGSINNPGPGGYGVVQLYGDRRKELTGGFRLTTNNRMELTACIVALQELERRDLPVVLYSDSSYVVNGINKGWAKNWKKNNWIKSDKKPAINPDLWEKLLDLVSGLDVTFVWVKGHAGNPLNEKCDELAVASAKKKGLPVDEGYLGK
- a CDS encoding DoxX family protein; amino-acid sequence: MPRAIQSQWTISKIISVAFRLFLGCIFLAASYDKMLHPQVFAEIVYNYRILPDMLINLTAIGLPWLELILAILLISGIWLPGAVLISNMVLISFFASLVFNMARGLDISCGCFSTNPQSESVNYSWYILRELSFVLAGLYLFAYEFFRGPAVSREPY
- a CDS encoding cation diffusion facilitator family transporter — encoded protein: MNHSNHSDDCHCQDSGQQHEQNSGAYHHHHHMDVEKTTGTSLLITLGLNLLIPAAQIVGGIYAGSMALISDAVHNLSDFTAILIAYIAFKIGKRRATVTQTFGYRRVEIIAAMINALLLAGAMIFIVYEAANRLLHPQPISGELVVWVAGIGVLGNGLSAWLLYRDSHHSLNIRGAFLHMMGDFFTSVVVMINGMVLIFKPWYWLDPVLSFAIVVYILKNCWTILAEVVHILMNAVPRGLELEEVKEALLQFSEVRNVHYMHLWAISSASIAFSCHVVVEDQQVSNTQLLSGKIRAMLLNRFGIDHPVFQFETDACGSGDILCEMSCNSNRLTPT
- a CDS encoding rhodanese-like domain-containing protein codes for the protein MKVNIRHRLSHTLLQSVGIIILSCVVGLIVNFFRSDGLALFGTWSPEQQLSNAHPGLSISVEEAEVLFNSGSAVCVDARSRADYDRGHIRGALSLPWQDAEQGLADVMEVLFDNPTIITYCDGDTCSLGKDLALFLTEAGFTDVRVLINGWSLWQQNSLPVE